The following are encoded in a window of Ascaphus truei isolate aAscTru1 unplaced genomic scaffold, aAscTru1.hap1 HAP1_SCAFFOLD_295, whole genome shotgun sequence genomic DNA:
- the LOC142483099 gene encoding zymogen granule membrane protein 16-like, which yields MLLWILLSVCCIAAAQPRSSSYSGEYGGGGGKRFSHSGNQLDGPITALRVRVNRNYIVGLQIRYGQTWSQHVGGSSGDTEEIFLHPGESVTQVSGKYSSYIRRMVIVTDKGRFFPFGKEYGTSFNAVPLHPKTVLRYISGSSGSVIDAIGFHWDTPTSNCVHCNK from the exons ATGTTGCTCTGGATCCTACTCAGTGTTTGCTGTATCGCTGCAG cccagccACGCAGCTCCTCTTACTCCGGTGAATATGGTGGAGGCGGCGGCAAGCGGTTCTCACACTCCGGGAACCAGCTGGATGGACCAATCACAGCCCTGCGTGTGAGGGTGAACCGCAACTACATCGTGGG GCTGCAGATCCGATACGGACAGACGTGGTCTCAGCACGTGGGGGGCAGTTCTGGGGACACGGAGGAGATTTTCCTGCACCCCGGGGAGTCGGTGACCCAGGTTTCGGGGAAGTACTCGAGCTACATCAGGCGCATGGTGATCGTCACGGATAAGGGGCGGTTCTTCCCCTTTGGGAAGGAGTATGGGACCAGCTTCAACGCCGTACCCCTGCACCCCAAAACCGTGCTGCGTTACATCAGCGGGAGCTCCGGCTCCGTCATCGACGCCATCGGCTTCCACTGGGACACGCCCACCAGCAACTGTGTGCACTGCAACAAgtga